The DNA segment TGCTGCCACTGGTCGCCCTGGTGGAGTGCTACGACCCGACCCAGCTGCTCGCCGACCGTGTCTGGGAGCAGCCGCAGTGGCGTACGACGGCTCTGGCGATCCACCACAACTGGCTGCCCACGGTGACCGACTACTCCTTCACGCCGGTCCTCGACCTGGCCTATCTCGCGCATGCCCTGGTCATGGCCCGGCAGGAGGAGGAGGCACGCGCCGCCTTCACGGCGATGGGGCCGTACGCCTCGCGCATGCCCTGGTCCGCCTTCGGTGGCCCGGCCGAGCAGCTGTCCCGGGCGCGCCGTGCCTGCGGCCTGCCCGTGCCGGGTGCCTGACGGACCGCAACCCCCCACCAAGAGAAAGGTCCGACCGTGTCAGAACGGATAACGGCCCCGCGCGCCCGGGTGCGCGGAGGAGCCGATCCGAGCGCGCTCGACGACGATGCGACCCTGCATGCGATGGGTTATCCGAGGAAACTCACCCGCCGCTTTCAGGCGTTCGACAATTTCGCCATCTCATTCACCATCATCAACATAATCTCGGGAATCTTCTCGGGTTTCGGATTCGGTCTCAACGCGGGCGGTCCCGGCGTTCTCGTCTTCGGCTGGATCGGCGTCTCCGTCATGGTGCTCTTCGTGGGAGCAGCAATGGCGGAAGTCGCCTCCGCCTATCCGACGAGCGGTGCGCTGTATTTCTCCGCCGGAAAGCTCGCCAAACGGCACAAGGGCGCCTGGTCCTGGTACACCGGCTGGCTGAACTTCGTGGGCCAGGTCGGCGGCACGGCCGCCACCGGGTACGCCGCCGCGACCTTCTTCCAGGCGTTCATCGCCCTGCAGTGGCCCTCCTACGAGCCGTCGGGCCACCGGACGGTGCTGATCACAGCGCTGATCATCGTGCTTCAGGGGCTGGCCAACACCTACACCGTGCACCTGGTGGCCGTGCTGAACCGGATCTCCGTGTGGTGGCTGCTGATCGGGCTCGTCGTCATCGTCAGCGCTTTGATCGTCATGCCCGGTCATCATCAGTCGGCTTCGTTCGTCACGCATTTCGCGAACAACACCGGTTTCACGAGCGGCCTTTACGGCGGGATGCTCGGTCTGCTGGTCACGAGCTGGACCTTCACCGGCTTCGACGGCAGCTTCCACATGTCCGAGGAAACCGTCCGGGCGACGGTCAATGCGCCGCGGGGGATCACGCGGGCGATCGCATACTCCGCGATAGCGGGGCTGCTGCTGATGCTCGCATTGGTCTACAGCATTCGTGACTACGACCGTGTGGCGAGCGCCGACGCACCACCCGTGCAGATCCTGATCGACGGGCTCGGAGTGGGCACCGCCAAGCTGCTGCTGCTGATCGTGATCGGCGCGATGCTCTTCTGCGGCCTCGCCAATCTCACCAGCAACACCCGGCAGATCTTCGCCTTCTCCCGGGACGGTGCGATGCCCGGCTCCCGCTGGTGGCACTCGGTCTCGCCGCGCACCCGCACCCCTGTGAAGGCGGTGTGGCTCGCGGTCGCCTGCTCGCTGGCGCTCGTGCTGCCCGGCTGGTGGTCGCACACGGCGTTCACCGCCATCGTCAGCGTCAACGTCGTCGGGCTCTTCCTCGCGTACGCCGTCCCGATCCTGCTCCGGCTGCGCCTCGGTGACGAGTTCCAGCCGGGGCCGTGGCACCTGGGCCGCTGGGGACGGCCGGTCGGGGTGGTCGCGGTGACCTGGATCCTGCTCAGCAGTGTCCTGTTCATGCTGCCGCACGCCTCGCCGGTCACCGCCGACACCTTCAACTACGCACCGGTCGCGCTGGCCGGCGTGCTGGCCGTGGCCACGGTGTGGTGGTTCGCCTCGGCCCGCCGCAGGTTCCACGGCCCGGTCAGCTACGGCCGCCCCGACGAGGTCGCCGCAATGGACCTCGTCTGACGGTGCGTCACCCCGGTCCCGGCGTACGCCGCCGCAGTGGCGTACGCCGGGGCCACCGCTCGTCCGTCCACCCCCGCGCGCCGGGCGGTTGGGGGCAGGCAACCGTCCTCGGTTCATGCCACTGGTCGACACCAATATTGGTGGGGCGCGCCAGGCGCCAAGTGCTGGCAGACGAAGGCGCCCGCGGTCATAGTTGGCGGACAAACGTGCACCGGACCCGCCCGACTCGGACACCTGGGGGTTCTTCCGCCCATGAGCAGAGCCGAACAGCCGTCCCGCAGAATCGTTCTGGCCGCCGCGGTCGCCGCAGCCGTCACCGGCAGCGCGGGCCCCGCGGTCGCCGAAGCCCGCCCCGCGGCCAAGGATCCCGCCGCTGCCCCGGCCCGCACCGTCGACAACCGGGCCTGGACCTCGTACGCCGACTGGCGCAGCGGCGCCGCCCGGGGCACTCGTGCCGTCGCCGGCGCCCGCCCCGGCATCGTGATCGACAAGGCAGCCGGCGCCACCGACTACACGGACCCGCACACCGGCAGGACAGCCCGCTGGGAGTACGCGACCTGGACGTCCCCCGTCCACCGGCTCACCGTCCCCGCGACCGAGGCGATCGCCTCCTGGAACGCACACACCCCCGACGGCAGCTGGCTCCTGATCGAACTGCAGGGGACGTACTCGGACGGCACCGCCACCCCTGGTACGTGCTGGGCCGCTGGGCCGCCGGCGACCAGGACATCCGGCGGACCTCGGTCGACGACCAGAGCGACGGCAGGAGCAGCGTCTGGACGGACACGTTCGCCATCGACGACCCGGCCACCGGGCTGCGCCTGGCCTCCTACCGGCTGCGGCTGACCCTGTACCGCA comes from the Streptomyces sp. NBC_00443 genome and includes:
- a CDS encoding amino acid permease, producing the protein MSERITAPRARVRGGADPSALDDDATLHAMGYPRKLTRRFQAFDNFAISFTIINIISGIFSGFGFGLNAGGPGVLVFGWIGVSVMVLFVGAAMAEVASAYPTSGALYFSAGKLAKRHKGAWSWYTGWLNFVGQVGGTAATGYAAATFFQAFIALQWPSYEPSGHRTVLITALIIVLQGLANTYTVHLVAVLNRISVWWLLIGLVVIVSALIVMPGHHQSASFVTHFANNTGFTSGLYGGMLGLLVTSWTFTGFDGSFHMSEETVRATVNAPRGITRAIAYSAIAGLLLMLALVYSIRDYDRVASADAPPVQILIDGLGVGTAKLLLLIVIGAMLFCGLANLTSNTRQIFAFSRDGAMPGSRWWHSVSPRTRTPVKAVWLAVACSLALVLPGWWSHTAFTAIVSVNVVGLFLAYAVPILLRLRLGDEFQPGPWHLGRWGRPVGVVAVTWILLSSVLFMLPHASPVTADTFNYAPVALAGVLAVATVWWFASARRRFHGPVSYGRPDEVAAMDLV